CCAAAAATTGTAGAGCGTTTGGTTGCGGCCCAGCCAGATGCTTGTCGCCGATAACGAGATCATCAAGCTGTACATGATCGCGACGCCGCAGAGGATGAACAGCGGGTACAAGACGACCATCGTGGCGGTGATCTGCAGCGGAGCGACGGGATCGGTGATCAGGTAGCTGAGCGAAATCGCCGCCAGAACCAGACCGACGGCAAAGTTCGACAGGCTGGACCAGTCGACTTTATGGAACGAGACCAGAAACTGGGTGTCGATCGGTTTGAGCAGGGCGAAATCGAGCCCGCCGGTGCGGATCAATTCGCTGAACTCTTCCGCGTTGGGCATGAAAAAAGCTTGGACCAGGCTGTTGATAAACCAGGTCGTCGCCAGGAACAGGAAAAACTGGTGCTTGTGCCAACCGGTCCCTTCACCAATCGAATTGGTGTACTGGAAGATGATCAAATAGAAGCCGACGTTCATCAACGTCCAGGAGACGCTGCTGATGCACTGGAACAAAAAGTTGGCCCGAAACGTCATGTCGCGGACCAAGCTGTTGCGGGCAAACGTCAGCAGGACGCGTCCGTAGTGCGGGCCTTGGTTGGGTTCAGCCATCGTGCTTTTCATGTCACCATCAGGGCCTTCGGATCTCGCGACGCGCTACACGTCGCGAGGTGGTCCAGCCACCGTGAATTTTTAAGATTCGCCGTCGGTCGAAACCGTTTCGATTTCGATCACCGGCAGTTCCGAATCCGTACCGGACAGGATCTCGAAGGCTTTGTGATAAAACTCTTCGCCGTAGGTCAGTTCGCCGCCGATGTGGCCGACCAAGCCAACCATCCCGGCGCTGATCAACAGACCGATTTGCCAGACCTTACGCAAACGGAGGTTCTCGTTCATTTCAGCTTTGATCGCGATCAAGGCAAACGCGACGGAGGTGATCGTCACACCGACGCCCGTCCAACGGTGCCGCGAGATCGAAGCTTCCAGCCCCTTGGACCAACTGCCGTATCCCTCTTGGTCCGCGAAGGACCAGCCCATCGCCGAAGCGGCGATCGCCGAGAGTGCACCGCACAACAGGCAGGCGAAGGGAATCGGATGGGCGAGTTGCGGCCACTTGTATCCCAGCACGACAAAGGCCGCGCCGAAGGTGAGCAGCGCGACGGGGAAGTGGACCGTGGCCGGATGCAGATAGCCTTGGAACGCCCAAACGCGGCTAGCCAGGCTGTCGGGAACCGGGACCGGTTCGACGATGACTACGTCGACGGCGGCTGGATCGCTGAGAACGACCTGCGCGTCTTCGGGCCAATTCGCTCCCTCTTCGATCCACAAACGGAGGATCGCGATCTCCGCAGGGGACATCGGCCCTTCGGATTCCGGCGGCATCAGCATGTCGGGATCTTCGGCGACGATGTAATCGATGTACAGCGAACTGGTTTCGTGATCACCCGCTTCGATGTAGTCGGCCATGATCTCCGGATCGTCGACGCGGAAATCGTTTTTGGCGTCATCGGGGCCGTGACACGAGAGGCACTTGGTTCGCAAGATCGGCGCGACGTCGCGCTGGAAGTCGATCACTTGGCCGTCGTCATTCAAAGGGCCCGCGGCAAAGATCGGTTGATTCCAAAGGATCGCCATACAAAGGGCGATCCCGGTGATTGTGGTGTTTTTCATCGCAGTGATTTTAGGGTGGGAGTACGTTGGTAGGCGATGGCGAAGCAAGGGCAAAGAGAAGGCTTCTCGTTTTATGATCACTGCTATTGTAAACGATTGTTGTCGCTGCGAGTAATGACCCCGAGCCAAACCGCAGGGCAAATCGCTGTTTGAGTCTGGGGATTATTGGTAACCCGATGCGTAAGCGAAGGACAATGTGAATTCCTCGCTTACGCGTCGGGTTACCATTTCCTCTGGCTCTCCAGTTTGAAAAAGTGCTTTCCCCCGAGCGAAACCGCAGCACGAAGCCGATTTGGAAAAGTAGGCAAGACTTCCCTTGCCTGTCATACAACCTCGCCGATTGCCACGCCATTCAGCTCGGCAGACGCCCGGTCGATTGACGCCCGGTTTTGTTGGGTGCTAGCAATATGCCTGCCCCATCGATTCACTCGCCATAAACGCGGCGGGTACCTGATCTGCCATCTTAGGGCATCGTCACACGTTCATTGCCCGCTTTGGTGAGCAAGCTGCGACGCGTTGGAGAATCGGCTGTGTTGGGAAAGAAGCGGATTGAGCCGTCGGCTAGGCTGATGTGTGTTCCGCCAGGATGGTTGGTGGCGTGCCGTTCTTGCCCGGCAAAGCTCTCGAACGTTGGCAAGTCGATATCTTGAGGACTCATCCAAGGGACGGCATGTTCCGGGCCGACTTCGACAAACAGGAGCGTGTAGGCTGAACCATCCCAGATATCTCGGAAACTCGTGCTGACCGGACCGGACATGATGCCAGCGGGATCGACGACGGCGACGTAGTTGGTGAGCGCTGGATCGGAGTCTGATGGGCATCCGAAGACTTCGAGAACAGACGAGGCGACCTGCTGATTGACAGGGTCGTCCCATGGCTTGTTCAGATCGATCTGATCGTAAAGTGCTTTCTGTTCAAGAAAAGGCAGGATCAACGTCCGCCAACTGTGCAGCGGTTGCCCGGCTTCATCGACGGTGTAGGCGGGAGGCAAGGTGTCATACGTGTCGTGGTAATTGTGCATCGCCAGGGCGATCTGTTTCATGTTGTTGCTGCACTCCACGCGGTGCGCCGCTTCGCGGGTGGCTTCGACCGCAGGCAACAACAGACCGACGCCGATCCC
Above is a genomic segment from Rosistilla ulvae containing:
- a CDS encoding ABC transporter permease, producing the protein MAEPNQGPHYGRVLLTFARNSLVRDMTFRANFLFQCISSVSWTLMNVGFYLIIFQYTNSIGEGTGWHKHQFFLFLATTWFINSLVQAFFMPNAEEFSELIRTGGLDFALLKPIDTQFLVSFHKVDWSSLSNFAVGLVLAAISLSYLITDPVAPLQITATMVVLYPLFILCGVAIMYSLMISLSATSIWLGRNQTLYNFWFYITNFSRYPMEIYQNGWGWSLWGLFTFVIPVLVVVNVPARIIAKPLDPRAAWEWPLAGFMLFATVVCLVASRWVFRKALLSYRSASS
- a CDS encoding c-type cytochrome domain-containing protein, with amino-acid sequence MKNTTITGIALCMAILWNQPIFAAGPLNDDGQVIDFQRDVAPILRTKCLSCHGPDDAKNDFRVDDPEIMADYIEAGDHETSSLYIDYIVAEDPDMLMPPESEGPMSPAEIAILRLWIEEGANWPEDAQVVLSDPAAVDVVIVEPVPVPDSLASRVWAFQGYLHPATVHFPVALLTFGAAFVVLGYKWPQLAHPIPFACLLCGALSAIAASAMGWSFADQEGYGSWSKGLEASISRHRWTGVGVTITSVAFALIAIKAEMNENLRLRKVWQIGLLISAGMVGLVGHIGGELTYGEEFYHKAFEILSGTDSELPVIEIETVSTDGES
- a CDS encoding DUF1559 domain-containing protein yields the protein MSNQPPPAQFPPDDPYDQPGNPPAENNKLLIIVLALLGIGALSCLGIGVGLLLPAVEATREAAHRVECSNNMKQIALAMHNYHDTYDTLPPAYTVDEAGQPLHSWRTLILPFLEQKALYDQIDLNKPWDDPVNQQVASSVLEVFGCPSDSDPALTNYVAVVDPAGIMSGPVSTSFRDIWDGSAYTLLFVEVGPEHAVPWMSPQDIDLPTFESFAGQERHATNHPGGTHISLADGSIRFFPNTADSPTRRSLLTKAGNERVTMP